One genomic segment of Oligoflexus sp. includes these proteins:
- a CDS encoding phage holin family protein codes for MKIESAARVKEEIQDLGRLHVTFIKEQVKSSSSRLKLGVPLLFLGIALSIFGIVRLFDGLAIRLMDEGSGAAQFLSGGLLLLVSIIMLAIAAGSLKHIKQYAGEVSREIREDITWLKSLL; via the coding sequence ATGAAGATCGAGAGCGCTGCGCGCGTGAAAGAGGAGATCCAGGATCTGGGGCGCCTGCATGTGACCTTCATCAAGGAACAGGTGAAAAGCTCCAGTTCCAGGCTGAAGCTCGGCGTCCCACTTTTGTTTCTGGGAATCGCGCTGTCCATTTTCGGAATCGTCAGGCTGTTCGATGGCCTTGCGATCCGCCTCATGGACGAAGGTTCCGGCGCTGCTCAATTTTTAAGCGGCGGCCTTCTGCTGTTGGTGTCCATAATTATGCTCGCTATCGCCGCCGGTTCCCTCAAACACATTAAACAATACGCGGGGGAAGTCTCCCGTGAAATACGTGAGGACATCACATGGTTGAAAAGTCTCTTGTAA
- the fumC gene encoding class II fumarate hydratase: MKMRIETDSLGEVSLPDERYYGAQTQRALEHFQIGDHRFPREVIKAFGLVKKAAALTNADLNLLAPFKAEAIITVCDEVIRGDLDAEFPLLIWQSGSGTQSNMNANEVIANRANVLLGSGKGKKQPIHPNDDINLSQSSNDVFPTVMHLAALDQLQNKLLPALLEMEAELANQSTRFAQIYKIGRTHLMDATPMTLGQEFSEFAAEIAFNRQNIADARKPLYEIALGGSAIGTGLNTHPAYAEKVAETLAALTGFPLITARNKFSALASHQALVHASSCLRTLATDCMKIANDIRWLGSGPRCGLAELKLPGNEPGSSIMPGKVNPTQAEALTMIVARVLGNDVTIGFAGSQGNFQLNVFKPIMIYSLLESITLLSDGCGSFTEFCLRGLEPRVDVMKRYLESSLMLVTALSPIIGYDRAAQAVKTAQETQRSLRDVVIEQGDLTPEKYDEVISPEAMTRPGL, from the coding sequence ATGAAAATGCGTATCGAGACCGATTCTCTTGGCGAAGTTTCTCTGCCCGATGAACGATATTATGGAGCCCAGACCCAAAGAGCGCTGGAGCACTTTCAAATCGGGGATCACAGGTTCCCGCGCGAGGTGATCAAGGCCTTCGGTCTTGTGAAGAAAGCGGCCGCGCTCACCAATGCCGACTTGAATCTTTTGGCTCCATTCAAAGCGGAAGCGATCATCACCGTCTGCGACGAGGTGATCCGCGGGGATCTGGATGCAGAATTTCCCTTGCTGATCTGGCAATCCGGTAGCGGCACTCAATCCAATATGAATGCCAATGAAGTGATCGCCAATCGGGCCAATGTGCTCCTGGGGTCAGGCAAAGGCAAAAAGCAGCCGATTCATCCGAATGATGATATCAATCTGTCCCAGTCATCGAACGATGTTTTTCCTACCGTTATGCATCTTGCGGCTCTGGATCAGCTGCAGAATAAACTCCTGCCCGCTCTGCTTGAAATGGAAGCCGAGCTGGCGAATCAGTCCACGCGATTCGCCCAGATCTATAAGATTGGTCGCACGCATCTCATGGACGCCACACCCATGACATTGGGTCAGGAGTTCAGTGAATTCGCGGCCGAGATTGCTTTCAATCGACAGAATATCGCCGATGCGCGCAAGCCCCTTTACGAAATCGCCCTGGGCGGCAGCGCGATCGGCACGGGACTCAACACCCATCCGGCCTATGCGGAAAAAGTTGCGGAAACCCTGGCAGCTTTAACGGGATTTCCTTTGATCACAGCGCGTAACAAATTTTCGGCCCTGGCCTCGCATCAGGCTCTGGTGCATGCGAGTTCCTGCCTGCGCACGCTCGCGACCGACTGCATGAAGATCGCCAACGACATTCGCTGGCTCGGCAGTGGCCCGCGCTGCGGCCTTGCGGAATTGAAACTTCCAGGCAACGAACCGGGGAGTTCCATCATGCCCGGCAAGGTGAATCCCACCCAGGCGGAAGCCCTGACGATGATCGTGGCGCGCGTGCTGGGGAATGATGTGACGATCGGCTTTGCGGGAAGTCAGGGTAATTTTCAGCTGAACGTCTTCAAACCGATCATGATTTACAGCCTTCTGGAATCCATCACGCTCCTTTCCGATGGCTGCGGGAGTTTCACCGAATTTTGCCTCAGGGGCCTTGAGCCGCGGGTGGATGTGATGAAGCGTTATCTGGAAAGTTCCCTGATGCTGGTCACCGCCCTGTCCCCCATCATTGGTTATGATCGGGCGGCCCAGGCGGTGAAGACCGCCCAGGAGACCCAGCGGAGCCTCAGGGACGTGGTGATCGAGCAGGGCGACCTTACGCCTGAAAAATACGATGAGGTGATTTCCCCGGAAGCGATGACGAGGCCGGGACTTTGA